A genome region from Firmicutes bacterium CAG:345 includes the following:
- a CDS encoding nusA antitermination factor (product inferred by homology to UniProt) — MPRKKKEEKQLDGTVDIKQAVDALCDIEKDYGILPEESLQILEDSFARAYKSLANEDCPANAEDMRIETSVDIDKGTLAMFELKDVVATDDDIEDDFLQISLDEAQKVNPDIKVGEQLRLPINLQELDERYIAKSHQLFLQKMRERTKSSIKNLYIDKIGTIIKGKVDNIQRDDNNGGIKTVKVSFDKANGLLRRQDLMKNDNVFIGQEINCYLKGVDEKRKNEILIVSRSDSQFLGCIFKDFISEIASGIVKINSIAREAGIRSKVAVSSTNPDIDAAGSCIGPDGIRINSIRELVNGERIDIVHYQDKLELYIAEALHPATVVGVSVNSSSDKKTCIAVVKNGEKKEAIGKGGVNVRLASRLVGYSIDVLETDEAMEKNVKYVSLDDIRRDMAMSRVAETETVPEEVEDDELPEIEEETVVSAPSSLDVEVPEDVVEEKEIEEVPEVHVEKAKKVEEPVEHVEIKSQSPKISLAALEAQIEEEKKANKGNANRSFHKKKKENEDEEEFEKVEDKKAVNSLPIYTEEELKQFADEEEEDDYDSDEYDEYEEEYGNY, encoded by the coding sequence ATGCCAAGAAAGAAAAAAGAAGAAAAGCAATTAGATGGAACAGTTGATATTAAACAAGCTGTTGATGCTCTTTGCGATATTGAAAAGGATTATGGTATTTTACCAGAAGAATCACTTCAAATTTTAGAGGATTCTTTTGCACGTGCTTATAAAAGCTTAGCAAATGAAGATTGTCCAGCAAATGCTGAAGATATGAGAATAGAAACATCTGTTGATATTGATAAAGGAACTTTAGCAATGTTCGAATTAAAAGATGTCGTTGCTACAGATGATGATATTGAAGATGATTTCTTACAAATTTCTTTGGACGAAGCACAAAAAGTAAATCCAGATATAAAAGTAGGTGAACAACTTCGTTTGCCAATCAATCTTCAAGAATTAGATGAACGCTATATAGCTAAATCTCATCAATTATTTTTACAAAAAATGAGAGAAAGAACAAAATCTTCTATTAAAAATCTTTATATCGATAAAATTGGAACAATTATTAAAGGTAAGGTCGATAATATTCAAAGAGATGATAATAATGGAGGAATCAAAACTGTTAAAGTAAGTTTTGATAAAGCAAATGGTCTTTTACGCCGTCAAGATTTGATGAAAAACGATAATGTTTTCATCGGTCAAGAAATAAATTGTTACTTAAAGGGTGTCGATGAAAAAAGAAAAAATGAAATTCTTATTGTCTCCAGAAGTGATTCTCAATTCTTAGGTTGCATCTTTAAGGATTTCATCTCTGAAATTGCAAGCGGAATTGTTAAAATAAATAGCATAGCTCGTGAAGCTGGAATTCGCTCAAAAGTTGCAGTTTCTAGTACTAACCCTGATATTGATGCTGCTGGTTCTTGCATTGGTCCAGATGGTATCAGAATTAATTCCATTCGTGAATTGGTCAACGGCGAAAGAATTGATATTGTTCATTACCAAGATAAACTTGAATTATATATAGCTGAAGCATTACATCCAGCTACAGTCGTTGGTGTTTCTGTCAATAGTTCTTCTGATAAGAAAACATGCATTGCTGTTGTTAAAAATGGTGAGAAAAAAGAAGCCATTGGTAAAGGCGGTGTAAATGTTCGCTTGGCTTCTCGTCTTGTAGGTTATTCTATCGATGTTTTAGAAACTGATGAAGCGATGGAAAAGAATGTTAAGTATGTTAGTCTTGATGATATCCGCCGCGATATGGCAATGTCTCGTGTAGCTGAAACTGAAACAGTTCCAGAAGAAGTTGAAGATGATGAACTACCAGAAATAGAAGAAGAAACAGTAGTTTCTGCACCATCAAGTTTAGATGTTGAAGTTCCTGAAGATGTTGTGGAAGAAAAAGAAATAGAAGAAGTTCCTGAAGTTCATGTTGAAAAGGCTAAAAAGGTTGAAGAACCTGTTGAACATGTTGAAATTAAGAGTCAATCTCCAAAGATCTCTTTAGCTGCTCTTGAAGCTCAAATAGAAGAAGAAAAGAAAGCTAATAAGGGAAATGCCAATAGATCATTCCACAAGAAGAAAAAAGAAAATGAAGATGAGGAAGAATTTGAAAAAGTAGAAGATAAAAAAGCTGTCAATTCTCTTCCTATCTATACTGAAGAAGAACTTAAACAATTCGCCGATGAAGAAGAAGAGGATGATTACGATTCTGATGAATACGACGAATACGAAGAAGAATACGGTAATTACTAA
- a CDS encoding putative uncharacterized protein (product inferred by homology to UniProt), translating to MKEKPLRLDCVNNIRKEKDSLLRIVLTPSGTVEVDPTGKMNGRGAYLTPDTQTLEKAIKTKRLEKTLGVVIDEKVYQKIRRYLVD from the coding sequence ATGAAAGAAAAACCACTTCGTTTGGATTGTGTTAATAATATTCGGAAAGAGAAAGATTCTCTTCTCCGAATAGTTCTAACACCTAGCGGAACGGTTGAAGTTGATCCTACGGGAAAGATGAATGGTCGAGGGGCTTATTTAACTCCGGACACTCAAACTTTAGAAAAAGCAATTAAAACAAAAAGATTAGAAAAAACTTTAGGCGTTGTTATCGACGAAAAAGTTTATCAAAAAATTCGGAGGTATCTTGTTGATTAA
- a CDS encoding ribosomal protein (product inferred by homology to UniProt), with the protein MINHLYQYLGLAKRAHYLFVGEELISKASKNKISLIIIAEDASTRFVSELQQNLHNNPRIIKYKTKRELGSLIEREEVNAIGISNCNMAKAIYDTIQKGDANE; encoded by the coding sequence TTGATTAATCATCTCTATCAATATTTAGGTCTTGCAAAAAGAGCTCATTACCTTTTTGTAGGAGAAGAATTAATTTCTAAAGCAAGTAAAAATAAGATATCTTTGATTATTATTGCTGAAGATGCTTCAACTCGATTCGTTTCTGAACTTCAACAAAATTTGCATAACAATCCTCGCATAATTAAATATAAGACAAAAAGAGAACTTGGAAGTCTTATAGAAAGAGAAGAAGTTAATGCGATTGGTATAAGTAATTGTAATATGGCAAAAGCTATATATGATACAATTCAGAAAGGAGATGCCAATGAGTAA
- a CDS encoding translation initiation factor IF-2 (product inferred by homology to UniProt), producing the protein MSKNNNKNYHSNKNNKNKNSQQNQNTDIKKGHGSVNNGVFVYSGAITVGELAKQLDIPVGTIIQELFKAGKMLTINALLDDELIGEICLNHNVDFRKEDVAEVENFEKYGMNMKEENKVERAPVVTIMGHVDHGKTTLIDAIRGSNIVSGEAGSITQSIGAYQKEYNGKKITFLDTPGHEAFTAMRARGAQMTDIAVIVVAADDGVKPQTREAIDHAKAAGVSIVVAINKIDKPGANVERVKTELSGLGLISEDWGGQTIMVEISAKKRINLDKLLENIILLAEVLELKADPTALAFGTVIEASLDPHEGPKATLLVQNGTLKAGDYLVVGNSYCKVRKMTNEFGKVMKSAEPSTPVQITGLSNVPIDGDHFLAFVDDKEAKDIAQKRTLTALSKKNVSALPTTLDGVLQAMSNNKEKKIPLILKADTQGSVEAIKAALEKIEVKGVELLIVRAAAGDITESDVILAQASSAIVLGFNVKANALAMSKAKEANTEIRLYDIIYRILDDVKLAMQGLQVPDLVEVVYGKATVTQLFKSTAAGTIAGSIVSTGFIKAHSKVRVYRRDKMILETSIASLKRFKDDVKSVQTGYDCGIVLEDNKDIQVDDVIESYGFEAKKNG; encoded by the coding sequence ATGAGTAAGAACAATAATAAAAACTATCATTCAAATAAAAATAATAAAAATAAAAACTCGCAACAAAATCAAAATACTGATATTAAAAAGGGACATGGCTCTGTTAATAATGGTGTTTTCGTATATTCTGGCGCAATTACAGTTGGAGAGCTTGCCAAACAATTAGATATTCCTGTTGGCACAATTATTCAAGAATTGTTTAAAGCTGGGAAAATGCTTACCATCAATGCTTTACTTGATGATGAGCTCATCGGTGAAATATGCTTGAATCATAATGTTGATTTCCGCAAAGAAGATGTTGCAGAAGTTGAAAATTTTGAAAAATATGGCATGAATATGAAAGAGGAAAATAAGGTTGAACGTGCTCCGGTCGTAACAATTATGGGACATGTTGACCATGGTAAAACTACTCTTATTGATGCTATTCGTGGCTCAAATATTGTCTCTGGGGAAGCTGGTTCAATTACTCAGAGTATCGGCGCTTATCAAAAAGAATATAATGGAAAAAAGATTACATTCTTAGATACTCCTGGACATGAAGCTTTTACAGCAATGCGTGCTCGCGGTGCTCAAATGACAGATATTGCTGTAATTGTTGTTGCTGCAGATGATGGAGTTAAACCGCAGACAAGAGAAGCTATTGATCATGCTAAAGCGGCAGGAGTTTCTATTGTTGTAGCAATTAATAAAATTGATAAACCCGGGGCAAATGTTGAAAGAGTTAAAACAGAGTTATCTGGTTTAGGACTTATTTCTGAAGATTGGGGTGGTCAAACAATAATGGTTGAAATCTCCGCTAAAAAGAGAATCAATTTGGATAAATTATTGGAAAATATCATCTTGTTAGCTGAAGTATTAGAATTGAAAGCAGATCCGACAGCTTTAGCTTTCGGTACAGTTATCGAAGCTTCATTAGACCCACATGAAGGACCTAAAGCCACTTTATTAGTGCAAAACGGTACTTTAAAAGCTGGTGATTATCTTGTTGTTGGAAATTCTTATTGTAAGGTAAGAAAAATGACAAATGAATTTGGAAAAGTTATGAAATCAGCTGAACCATCTACTCCGGTTCAAATTACTGGCCTTAGCAATGTTCCTATAGATGGAGATCATTTCTTAGCTTTTGTCGATGATAAAGAAGCAAAAGATATTGCTCAAAAACGTACTCTTACCGCTTTAAGTAAGAAAAATGTTTCTGCTTTACCAACAACTCTTGATGGAGTGTTACAGGCGATGAGCAATAACAAAGAAAAGAAAATACCTTTGATTTTAAAAGCCGATACTCAAGGTTCAGTTGAAGCTATTAAAGCAGCATTAGAAAAAATTGAGGTTAAAGGCGTTGAGCTTTTAATTGTTAGAGCTGCTGCTGGTGATATTACAGAAAGCGATGTTATTTTGGCACAAGCAAGTTCAGCTATAGTTTTAGGTTTTAATGTAAAGGCTAATGCTTTAGCAATGAGCAAAGCAAAAGAAGCTAATACTGAAATTAGATTATATGATATCATTTATCGAATCCTTGATGATGTTAAACTTGCAATGCAAGGACTTCAAGTACCAGATCTTGTTGAAGTAGTTTATGGTAAAGCTACTGTTACTCAATTATTTAAATCGACCGCGGCTGGAACAATCGCTGGTAGTATTGTATCAACAGGATTTATTAAAGCTCATTCAAAAGTAAGAGTTTATAGACGTGATAAAATGATCCTTGAAACAAGTATTGCATCTCTTAAAAGATTTAAGGATGATGTTAAATCTGTACAAACTGGATATGATTGCGGAATTGTTCTTGAAGATAATAAAGATATTCAAGTTGATGACGTAATTGAATCTTATGGATTTGAGGCAAAGAAAAATGGCTGA
- a CDS encoding ribosome-binding factor A (product inferred by homology to UniProt) encodes MADKKGRINSIITRNLCDIIMKEMQDPIVKLSSINEVKVNRDHSFAHVYVAHLQTEKTEELVNFLNKNKGFIRSRLAKSVDLYKIPDLIFVADTLYDQGAKIDNIINSWKK; translated from the coding sequence ATGGCTGATAAAAAAGGTAGAATCAATTCTATTATCACAAGAAATCTTTGTGATATTATCATGAAAGAAATGCAAGATCCTATTGTAAAACTAAGTTCGATAAATGAGGTTAAAGTAAATCGTGATCATAGCTTTGCTCATGTATATGTTGCTCATTTACAAACTGAAAAGACAGAAGAATTAGTTAATTTTTTAAATAAAAATAAAGGATTTATTCGTTCTAGACTTGCAAAATCTGTTGATTTATATAAAATTCCTGATTTGATATTTGTTGCAGATACTTTATATGATCAAGGCGCAAAAATAGATAATATTATTAATAGTTGGAAAAAATAA
- a CDS encoding riboflavin biosynthesis protein RibF (product inferred by homology to UniProt) has translation MNKFDENFIFENPSSIAIGNFDGMHLGHQTLLKNYSQNLKKYVLTFNFLFKEKHSDQTFLTSLEDKEYLAKLYGADELLYLNFDETLKNTTADDFIKEYLDKPNIKEIIVGKDFRFGKFGQKDAQYLKEKLKDKSIKIIDLLDDKDGHKISTTEIISLLKEKKVEQVSSLLGRNYLIKGYIEQGLRNGHKIGFPTANIKTIYNYTLPGNGVYATNMIIDGHKYLSMTNIGTHPTISELKKPLVETHIFNFNEEIYNKKIELEFLCFIRPEKKFDSIDDLKKELQNNKNKIIKTYEKNY, from the coding sequence GTGAATAAATTTGATGAAAATTTCATCTTTGAAAATCCTTCTTCAATTGCCATCGGCAATTTTGATGGAATGCATCTAGGACATCAAACTCTTCTAAAAAATTATTCACAAAATTTAAAAAAATATGTTTTAACTTTCAATTTTCTCTTTAAAGAAAAGCATAGCGATCAGACTTTTTTAACTTCTCTAGAAGATAAAGAATATCTAGCAAAATTATATGGTGCTGATGAATTGCTATATTTAAATTTTGATGAAACTTTAAAAAATACTACCGCCGATGATTTTATAAAAGAATATTTGGATAAACCTAATATCAAAGAAATCATAGTAGGAAAAGATTTTCGATTTGGTAAATTCGGTCAAAAAGATGCCCAATATCTAAAAGAAAAGCTCAAAGATAAAAGTATTAAAATAATTGATCTTTTAGATGACAAAGATGGACATAAAATTTCCACAACAGAAATCATATCTTTATTAAAAGAAAAGAAAGTTGAACAAGTATCTTCACTTTTAGGAAGAAATTATCTCATAAAAGGTTATATCGAACAAGGTTTAAGAAACGGACATAAAATCGGATTTCCAACCGCAAATATAAAAACGATTTATAATTATACTCTTCCTGGAAATGGCGTTTATGCCACTAATATGATTATCGATGGACATAAATACCTTTCGATGACAAATATTGGAACTCATCCAACAATCTCTGAATTAAAAAAGCCTTTGGTAGAAACACATATATTCAATTTCAACGAAGAGATTTATAACAAAAAAATCGAACTAGAATTTCTTTGTTTCATAAGACCAGAAAAGAAATTTGATTCCATCGATGATTTAAAAAAAGAATTACAAAATAATAAAAACAAAATAATAAAAACTTATGAAAAAAACTATTGA
- a CDS encoding tRNA pseudouridine synthase B (product inferred by homology to UniProt), whose product MEKNGLIFIDKQVGMTSRDVDFQIMKIFGTKKVGHLGTLDPFASGLLVVGVNEGTKLLSAFEESEKTYEAELILGKKTNTGDLTGEVVEEKDVPEIDDRLINVTLKTFLGKSTQTPPMYSAIKVNGRPLYSYARNNETVDVADREIEIRQIALLKYYKEEKKIHFFVTVSKGTYIRTLGEDIAEKLGTVGYLKNLRRLTVNNIAINNSFTSTLENPTIIPIIESAKIFGMPVLPSEESYHGQSILLNTLSNFVLIYNPTTNLPTAIYHYDKKIRKNNLYMYKVQRGFICE is encoded by the coding sequence ATGGAAAAAAACGGATTAATATTTATTGACAAACAAGTTGGAATGACAAGCCGAGATGTCGATTTCCAAATAATGAAAATATTCGGCACTAAAAAAGTAGGCCATTTAGGTACACTAGATCCTTTCGCATCTGGGCTTTTAGTCGTTGGAGTCAATGAAGGTACAAAACTTCTTTCAGCTTTTGAAGAAAGTGAAAAAACCTATGAAGCAGAATTAATTCTCGGAAAGAAAACAAATACTGGAGATTTGACTGGCGAAGTCGTAGAAGAAAAAGATGTTCCAGAAATCGATGATAGACTAATCAATGTTACACTGAAAACATTCTTAGGAAAATCTACTCAAACTCCTCCAATGTATTCTGCAATAAAAGTTAATGGGCGTCCTCTTTACTCTTACGCTAGAAATAATGAAACAGTTGATGTAGCTGATAGAGAGATAGAAATTAGACAAATTGCTCTTTTAAAATATTACAAAGAAGAAAAAAAGATTCACTTTTTTGTCACTGTCAGCAAAGGGACATATATTAGAACATTAGGAGAAGATATTGCTGAAAAACTTGGAACTGTCGGTTATCTTAAAAATTTAAGAAGACTTACTGTTAATAATATAGCTATCAACAACTCTTTTACTTCAACTTTGGAAAATCCAACTATTATTCCAATTATTGAAAGTGCAAAAATTTTTGGTATGCCTGTTTTACCATCTGAAGAAAGCTATCATGGACAATCTATATTATTAAATACATTAAGCAATTTCGTCTTAATATATAACCCAACCACAAATTTACCTACAGCAATCTATCATTATGATAAAAAAATAAGAAAGAATAATCTCTATATGTATAAAGTTCAAAGAGGTTTTATATGTGAATAA
- a CDS encoding putative uncharacterized protein (product inferred by homology to UniProt): protein MNIHESAEDYLERILMIKQEKGNVRSIDIANDMNFSRASVSHAMKLLKENNYIEIDENGNIELLEKGNKIAENILHRHHLLTNLFIKIGVDEKIAQQDACKIEHDLSKETFAAIEKLVENL from the coding sequence ATGAATATCCACGAATCAGCAGAAGATTACTTAGAAAGAATATTGATGATAAAACAAGAAAAAGGAAATGTTAGATCAATAGATATAGCTAATGATATGAATTTTTCTCGTGCTTCAGTATCGCATGCTATGAAATTATTAAAAGAAAATAATTATATTGAAATCGATGAAAACGGAAATATTGAATTATTGGAAAAAGGAAACAAAATCGCTGAGAATATTCTGCATAGACATCATCTTTTAACAAATTTATTTATAAAAATAGGCGTTGATGAAAAAATAGCTCAACAAGATGCATGTAAAATCGAACATGATTTATCGAAAGAAACATTTGCCGCCATAGAAAAATTGGTAGAAAACTTATAA
- a CDS encoding putative uncharacterized protein (product inferred by homology to UniProt): MENSRKWLENLNDDDLLFIKQIVLHSGSLKEVANYYGVTYPTLRNKLNSLIQKIEFFESVENAKDDPYIDHIKVLVNEKKLSMSVATNLIVEYHSLNKK, translated from the coding sequence ATGGAAAATTCACGCAAGTGGTTAGAAAATTTAAATGATGATGATCTTTTGTTTATTAAACAAATAGTTCTTCACTCAGGTTCTTTGAAGGAAGTGGCTAATTATTATGGAGTAACTTATCCAACTCTTCGAAATAAATTAAATTCTTTGATTCAAAAAATTGAATTTTTTGAAAGCGTTGAAAATGCAAAAGATGATCCATATATAGACCACATTAAAGTACTTGTAAATGAAAAAAAGCTTTCGATGAGTGTCGCAACAAATTTGATAGTTGAGTATCATTCGTTAAATAAGAAATAA
- a CDS encoding 50S ribosomal protein L21 (product inferred by homology to UniProt) produces the protein MYAIILTGGKQVKVEVGQKVYIEKLDANQGDEVCFDKVLLIGGETNKVGAPFVEGATVKGVVAKNGKAKKVVVFKYKAKANYRRKTGHRQPYTCVDIQAINA, from the coding sequence ATGTACGCTATCATTCTTACTGGTGGTAAACAAGTTAAAGTAGAAGTTGGACAAAAGGTCTATATTGAAAAACTTGATGCCAATCAAGGTGACGAAGTATGCTTTGATAAAGTCCTTTTAATCGGTGGTGAAACCAATAAAGTTGGTGCTCCATTTGTTGAAGGTGCTACTGTTAAAGGTGTTGTTGCAAAGAACGGTAAAGCTAAGAAAGTTGTTGTCTTTAAGTATAAAGCTAAAGCCAACTATCGCCGCAAAACCGGTCATCGTCAACCATATACTTGCGTCGACATTCAAGCTATAAACGCTTAA
- a CDS encoding putative uncharacterized protein (product inferred by homology to UniProt) encodes MILVDVTFNSDEEIKKIEISGHANMADEGKDLVCAGCSTCFIGALNAIQDIDNFKVKVDKGLGFVEAKKNISNHDKIVLEVLLVQLKSIEYSYSQYLKINYIKEGTK; translated from the coding sequence ATGATTTTAGTCGATGTCACTTTTAATAGTGATGAAGAAATTAAGAAAATTGAAATATCTGGTCATGCAAATATGGCCGATGAAGGAAAAGACTTGGTATGTGCAGGTTGTTCAACTTGCTTTATCGGAGCTTTAAATGCTATTCAAGATATTGACAACTTCAAAGTAAAAGTTGACAAAGGTCTAGGTTTTGTTGAAGCTAAGAAAAATATATCAAATCATGATAAAATTGTTCTTGAAGTTCTCCTTGTTCAATTAAAAAGCATCGAGTATAGTTATTCGCAGTATTTAAAAATTAATTACATAAAGGAAGGTACAAAATGA
- a CDS encoding 50S ribosomal protein L27 (product inferred by homology to UniProt): MRFILDIQLFASKKGVGSTKNGRDSESKRLGAKLSDGQVCHCGSIIYRQRGTKMHPGVNTGRGGDDTLFALIDGVVKYETLKNGKKQVSVYPIAK, translated from the coding sequence ATGAGATTTATTCTTGATATCCAACTGTTCGCCTCTAAAAAAGGTGTCGGTTCCACTAAAAATGGTCGTGATTCTGAATCCAAACGCTTAGGTGCTAAACTCTCTGATGGTCAAGTTTGTCATTGCGGTAGTATTATCTATCGTCAAAGAGGAACAAAGATGCATCCAGGTGTTAATACTGGTCGCGGCGGTGATGATACTTTATTTGCTCTTATCGATGGTGTTGTCAAATATGAAACACTTAAAAATGGTAAAAAACAAGTATCTGTTTATCCTATTGCAAAATAG
- a CDS encoding gTPase obg (product inferred by homology to UniProt): MFIDRAKIYLCAGKGGDGCISFRHEKYIEFGGPNGGNGGKGGSIYFIATNSSNSLVNYRHARKIKADDGEKGMAKMMYGKNAKDIILEVPVGTVILDNEEKVLADLNEEGKKYLAVKGGRGGRGNACFASSTNRTPRTAENGLPGEKADLILELKLLADVGLVGLPSVGKSSFLSVVSNARPAIGDYDFTTLEPNLGVVKLDNERNFVIADLPGLIEGAHEGKGLGLTFLRHIERCRVLLHIVDISRDWEDAIQSFEKINKELASYKLDLTDRPMIVALNKVDMCLDREAIDRFEEKYKDKYEIFEISTYTHQNIDKLLTRLYTVLQNTPFFHLFKEPEEDGEVTLTPNKAAYGKPDFEIKKDRFGRYVITGDRVIRTYHLINITEEQGMMKLLSYLTKIGVDEKLRELGAEDGSTVVLDDFEFEYYN, from the coding sequence ATGTTTATTGATCGTGCTAAAATCTATCTTTGTGCTGGAAAAGGCGGAGATGGTTGTATTTCATTTAGACATGAAAAGTATATTGAATTTGGCGGACCTAATGGTGGCAATGGAGGTAAAGGCGGCTCCATTTACTTTATTGCTACAAATTCCTCCAATTCTTTAGTTAATTATCGTCATGCTAGAAAGATAAAAGCTGATGATGGTGAAAAAGGCATGGCGAAAATGATGTATGGTAAAAATGCTAAAGATATTATTCTAGAAGTTCCAGTTGGTACTGTTATTTTAGATAACGAAGAAAAAGTATTAGCTGATTTAAATGAAGAAGGAAAAAAATATTTAGCGGTAAAAGGTGGAAGAGGTGGAAGAGGTAATGCTTGTTTTGCTTCTTCAACTAATAGAACTCCAAGAACTGCTGAAAATGGACTTCCAGGTGAAAAGGCTGATTTAATTTTAGAATTAAAATTATTGGCTGATGTGGGGCTTGTAGGTCTTCCTTCAGTTGGAAAATCTTCTTTTCTCTCTGTTGTTAGTAATGCTAGACCAGCTATTGGTGATTATGATTTTACAACCTTGGAACCGAATTTGGGCGTTGTAAAATTAGATAATGAAAGAAATTTTGTTATTGCTGATTTGCCAGGATTGATTGAAGGAGCACATGAAGGAAAAGGTTTAGGATTAACCTTTTTAAGACATATTGAAAGATGCCGTGTTTTGCTTCATATAGTTGATATTTCACGCGACTGGGAAGATGCTATTCAAAGTTTTGAAAAAATAAATAAAGAATTAGCTTCTTATAAATTGGATTTAACTGATCGTCCAATGATAGTTGCTTTAAATAAAGTTGATATGTGTCTTGATAGAGAAGCTATTGATAGATTTGAAGAAAAATATAAAGACAAATATGAAATTTTTGAAATTTCAACTTATACTCACCAAAATATAGATAAGCTTTTAACAAGACTTTATACAGTATTACAAAATACTCCATTCTTCCATTTATTCAAAGAACCAGAAGAAGATGGTGAAGTAACATTAACTCCTAATAAAGCAGCATATGGAAAACCAGATTTTGAAATTAAAAAGGATAGATTTGGTAGATATGTTATTACAGGTGACCGTGTTATTAGAACTTATCATTTAATCAATATTACAGAAGAACAAGGTATGATGAAATTATTATCTTACCTTACAAAAATTGGCGTTGATGAAAAGCTTCGTGAACTTGGAGCTGAAGATGGTTCTACAGTAGTACTTGATGATTTTGAATTTGAATATTATAATTAA